A DNA window from Vigna unguiculata cultivar IT97K-499-35 chromosome 10, ASM411807v1, whole genome shotgun sequence contains the following coding sequences:
- the LOC114167430 gene encoding putative pentatricopeptide repeat-containing protein At3g15930 — protein sequence MFSMLSLSTPLFFSLATFKFPFSWFPNRVICSTLATVVCSSNCFGESPISLLERCKSTYQLKQIHCHTLKIGLSSDPLFQNRVIAFCCAHQSGDMDYARQVFDTIPHPTVFIWNTMIKGYSRINRPENGVSMYLLMLANSIMPDRYTFPFLLKGFNSDMALQHGKVLLNHAVKHGFDSNLFVQKAFIHMFSLCGLVDLAYKVFYKGDAWEVVTWNIMLSGYNRVKQFKKSKKLFIEMEKRGVSPNSVTLVLMLSAFSKLKDFDGGKNIFKYIKEGTVEPNLILENALIDMFASCGEMDAAQGVFDNMKARDVISWTCIVTGFANVGQIDLARKYFDQMPERDYVSWTAMIDGYLRMNRFIEVLALFREMQMSNVKPDEFTMVSILTACAHLGALELGEWVKTYIDKNSIKNDTFVGNALIDMYFKCGNVGKAKTVFKEMLQKDKFTWTAMILGLAINGHGEEALAMFSSMIEASVTPDEITYIGVLCACTHAGMVEKGKGFFTAMTMQHGIKPNVTHYGCMVDLLGRAGHLEEAIEVIVNMPVKPNSIVWGSLLGACRVHKNVHLAEMAAKQILELEPENGAVYVLLCNIYAACKRWENLREVRKMMMERGIKKTPGCSLMELNGNVYEFVAGDQSHPQSKYIYEKLENMMQDLIKAGYSPDTSEVFLDLGEEDKETALYRHSEKLAIAYALISSGPGVTIRIVKNLRMCVDCHQMAKLVSEAYNRELIIRDKTRFHHFRNGSCSCNNFW from the coding sequence ATGTTCTCCATGTTATCTTTGTCAACTCCCTTGTTTTTTTCACTTGCAACATTCAAATTTCCATTTTCTTGGTTCCCCAATAGAGTGATTTGTAGCACTCTTGCTACTGTTGTGTGTTCTTCAAACTGCTTTGGAGAATCTCCAATCTCTTTGCTTGAGAGGTGCAAGTCCACATACCAGCTAAAGCAAATTCACTGCCACACTCTCAAAATTGGTCTCTCTTCAGACCCTTTATTTCAAAATAGAGTCATAGCCTTCTGTTGTGCTCATCAATCAGGGGATATGGACTATGCCCGTCAGGTGTTTGACACAATCCCGCACCCAACTGTGTTCATTTGGAATACCATGATCAAGGGGTATTCTAGGATCAACCGTCCTGAGAATGGAGTTTCCATGTATCTATTAATGCTGGCCAATAGCATCATGCCTGACCGTTATACATTTCCCTTCTTGTTGAAGGGATTTAACAGTGACATGGCTTTGCAGCATGGGAAAGTGTTACTTAACCATGCAGTGAAGCATGGATTTGATTCTAATTTGTTTGTTCAAAAGGCTTTCATACATATGTTTTCCTTGTGTGGGCTTGTGGATTTGGCTTACAAGGTTTTCTATAAGGGTGATGCGTGGGAAGTAGTTACCTGGAATATAATGCTATCCGGGTATAACAGAGTTAAGCAATTTAAGAAATCAAAGAAGCTTTTTATTGAGATGGAGAAGAGAGGAGTGTCGCCCAATTCAGTTACACTAGTATTGATGCTTTCTGCATTCTCTAAATTGAAGGATTTTGATGGGGGCAAGAAcatttttaagtatattaagGAAGGTACTGTTGAACCTAATCTCATATTGGAAAATGCTTTGATCGATATGTTTGCATCTTGTGGAGAAATGGATGCTGCACAAGGTGTTTTTGACAATATGAAGGCTCGAGATGTTATTTCTTGGACTTGTATTGTTACTGGGTTTGCCAATGTCGGTCAAATTGATTTAGCTCGGAAGTATTTTGATCAAATGCCAGAGAGAGATTATGTTTCCTGGACTGCTATGATTGATGGCTACCTCAGAATGAACCGTTTCATAGAGGTTTTAGCACTCTTCCGTGAGATGCAAATGTCAAATGTGAAACCTGACGAGTTCACCATGGTAAGCATTCTAACGGCTTGTGCTCATCTGGGAGCACTTGAGCTAGGGGAATGGGTGAAGACTTACATTGACAAAAACAGTATAAAAAATGATACTTTTGTCGGGAATGCTCTGATAGACATGTACTTTAAATGTGGGAATGTTGGAAAAGCAAAAACAGTATTCAAGGAAATGCTTCAGAAAGACAAATTTACCTGGACAGCGATGATACTTGGCCTTGCCATTAATGGCCATGGTGAAGAAGCTCTTGCCATGTTTTCAAGTATGATAGAGGCTTCAGTTACACCAGACGAGATAACCTATATTGGGGTCCTGTGTGCATGCACACATGCAGGCATGGTAGAGAAAGGAAAAGGTTTTTTCACTGCCATGACCATGCAACATGGAATTAAACCTAATGTGACACATTATGGATGCATGGTTGATCTCCTTGGTCGTGCTGGGCATTTAGAAGAAGCCATTGAGGTCATAGTGAATATGCCTGTGAAACCAAATTCAATTGTTTGGGGATCACTTCTTGGCGCTTGTAGAGTACACAAAAATGTGCATCTAGCAGAAATGGCAGCTAAACAAATTCTTGAGCTAGAGCCTGAAAATGGGGCTGTTTATGTCTTGTTATGTAATATATATGCTGCCTGCAAGAGATGGGAAAACCTGCGTGAGGTGAGGAAAATGATGATGGAGAGGGGAATCAAGAAAACACCAGGTTGCAGTTTGATGGAGTTGAATGGCAATGTTTATGAATTTGTTGCTGGGGACCAGTCACATCCTcaatctaaatatatatatgaaaagttAGAAAACATGATGCAGGACTTGATTAAAGCAGGTTATTCACCTGATACATCAGAGGTTTTCCTTGATCTTGGGGAGGAGGATAAGGAGACTGCACTTTACCGGCATAGTGAGAAGTTGGCTATTGCCTATGCCCTCATTAGTTCAGGCCCTGGAGTTACTATAAGAATAGTTAAGAACCTTAGAATGTGTGTGGATTGTCACCAGATGGCAAAGCTGGTTTCAGAAGCTTACAACAGGGAACTAATAATTAGAGATAAAACCAGATTCCATCATTTCAGGAATGGTTCATGTTCATGTAATAATTTCTGGTGA
- the LOC114166306 gene encoding uncharacterized protein LOC114166306: MVFSAMFSPTLNLAISSTTYCCKRRITPTRSVTVRASSTEKGESEDKEASAFNPFGFVTDNASSRSAIQLPESPAEDGNVGQMLYRTEDKGKEYGSYVKSGKLRWFVRETGSASSRRGTIVFLHGAPTQSFSYRVVMSQLSDSGFHCFAPDWIGFGFSDKPQPGYGFDYTEKEFHDALDKLLEVLEVKSPFFLVVQGFLVGSYGLTWALKNSSKISKLAILNSPLTDSSSIPGLFQKLRIPLYGEFTSQNAIIAERFIEGGSPYVLKNEKADVYRLPYLKSSGPGFALLEAARKANFKGTFNQIAEGFATERWDKPILVAWGLSDKYLPQSVAEQFKNGNPSQIQLKLIEGAGHMPQEDWPEKVVEAFRMFFF; this comes from the exons ATGGTTTTTTCTGCCATGTTTTCTCCCACTCTCAACCTTGCCATTTCTTCCACCACATACTGCTGTAAAAGAAGAATAACACCCACAAGAAGTGTTACAGTGAGAGCTAGCTCTACAGAGAAGGGTGAATCCGAGGACAAAGAAGCCTCAGCATTCAACCCTTTTGGGTTTGTCACTGACAACGCTTCAAGCCGCAGTGCTATTCAATTGCCTGAGAGCCCTGCTGAAGATGGCAACGTTGGCCAAATGCTTTAT AGGACAGAAGACAAGGGCAAGGAATACGGGTCATACGTTAAATCTGGCAAGTTAAGATGGTTTGTGCGAGAAACTG GGTCAGCTAGTAGCAGAAGAGGAACAATTGTCTTTCTTCATGGTGCTCCTACACAATCTTTTAGCTACCGAGTTGTTATGTCTCAG TTGTCAGATTCAGGGTTCCATTGCTTTGCACCAGACTGGATAGGATTTGGTTTCAGTGACAAACCGCAGCCAGGATATGGTTTTGATTACACAG AAAAGGAGTTCCACGATGCATTGGATAAACTGCTTGAGGTGTTAGAGGTCAAATCCCCCTTTTTCCTAGTTGTTCAG GGATTTCTTGTAGGTTCCTATGGACTAACTTGGGCCCTGAAGAACTCAAGCAAGATATCAAAGCTAGCAATACTGAACAGTCCATTAACAGATTCATCTTCCATTCCTGGACTTTTTCAGAAGCTAAG AATTCCTCTGTATGGTGAATTTACAAGCCAGAATGCTATCATCGCTGAGCGGTTTATTGAAGGAGGTAGCCC TTACgttctaaaaaatgaaaaggctGACGTGTACAGGCTACCTTATTTGAAAAGCAGTGGACCTGGATTTG CACTACTTGAAGCTGCAAGAAAAGCTAACTTCAAAGGTACTTTCAATCAAATAGCAGAAGGATTTGCAACTGAGAG ATGGGATAAACCAATTCTTGTTGCTTGGGGATTATCAGACAAATACTTGCCTCAGTCTGTAGCAGAGCAGTTTAAGAATGGAAATCCATCACAAATTCAGCTGAAATTGATAGAAGGAGCAGGTCACATGCCACAAGAGGACTG GCCTGAGAAAGTTGTTGAAGCTTTCAGAATGTTCTTCTTCTGA
- the LOC114166194 gene encoding zinc finger BED domain-containing protein DAYSLEEPER-like: MMELDAQVTPDNNDVIPYSGMQPNKRMRKKSMVWEYFTVEAVGAGCTRAYCNQCKKSFSYITDSKLAGTSHLKRHISLGICQVLREKNQQSSYPKTGGSLYTANPPKKRPRENSRFSGNGISFDQERCNHDVAKMIILHDYPLHIVKQQGFIDFVRILQPQFNPSCLNSVERDCIAIYLRKKQNLLNVINVIPGQVNLTLELWTSNQAMGYVFVRGHFIDSDWNLHRPILNVVTVPFPGSEDSLNQTLVTCLSDWHLEGRLFTLALDKSFSSENVIENLRGLLSVKNPAILNGQLLNQNCYARVLSRLAADALWAVRETISKVRDSVKHVKSSESHKEKFIDLKQHLQVPSMVNLSIDDPCKWDTTYHMLVAACELKEIFICLDTTDSDYRMTLTMDDWNQVETLCSYLKYLYDAAKILTQQPYPTSNLFFSEVSKIQVELTQAVFIQDPFIRSLIFPLHKNFDQYWRESCIILAIAVAMDPRHKMKLVEFTFAKTFGENAETWIKTVEDGLRDLFIEYSTQMFLTATNDDDGDDIMIKEICQEDSIDCSLLVDGDGLSDYEFYISDFTGNPQFKSELEEYLEEPLLTIVEDFDILSWWRVNGLKYPTLSRIASDILSLPVSTLSADSVFDTQIRKMDSYRSSLSSLTLEALICAKDWIQSE; the protein is encoded by the coding sequence ATGATGGAGCTTGATGCTCAAGTTACCCCCGATAATAATGATGTGATACCTTATTCAGGAATGCAACCAAATAAGCGGATGAGAAAAAAGTCTATGGTGTGGGAATACTTCACTGTAGAAGCTGTTGGAGCTGGATGTACCAGGGCTTACTGTAACCAAtgcaaaaaatcattttcttacATAACTGATTCAAAACTAGCTGGTACAAGCCATCTGAAACGACACATTTCTTTGGGAATCTGTCAAGTACTTCGGGAGAAAAACCAACAAAGCTCATATCCCAAAACAGGTGGTTCTCTGTATACTGCCAATCCTCCCAAGAAACGGCCAAGAGAGAATTCTAGGTTTTCTGGTAATGGTATCTCATTTGATCAGGAGCGTTGCAACCATGATGTCGCCAAAATGATAATTTTGCATGATTATCCTCTTCATATTGTGAAGCAACAGGGTTTCATTGATTTTGTGCGGATTCTCCAACCCCAGTTCAATCCATCATGTCTGAATTCTGTTGAAAGGGATTGTATCGCTATTTACCTCAGGAAAAAGCAAAATCTATTGAATGTTATTAATGTGATTCCTGGACAAGTCAACCTGACATTGGAATTGTGGACTTCGAACCAGGCAATGGGCTATGTTTTTGTTCGAGGACACTTCATTGATAGTGATTGGAACTTACATCGTCCTATTCTCAATGTCGTTACAGTACCCTTTCCTGGTTCTGAAGACTCTTTAAATCAAACTTTAGTGACCTGTTTATCCGATTGGCATTTGGAGGGTCGGCTGTTTACTCTTGCGCTTGATAAATCCTTTTCCAGTGAGAATGTGATAGAAAATCTGAGAGGCCTGCTCTCTGTTAAGAACCCTGCCATTCTCAATGGTCAGTTGTTAAACCAGAATTGCTATGCTCGTGTGCTTAGTCGCCTTGCAGCTGATGCACTATGGGCAGTAAGAGAAACTATTAGCAAGGTTCGTGATAGTGTAAAGCATGTGAAGTCTTCCGAATCCCATAAAGAGAAGTTTATTGACTTGAAGCAACATTTACAAGTACCTAGTATGGTGAATCTTTCAATTGATGACCCTTGTAAATGGGACACAACTTATCATATGCTTGTAGCTGCCTGTGAGTTAAAGGAAATCTTCATCTGCCTTGATACCACTGATTCTGATTACAGAATGACTCTGACAATGGATGACTGGAATCAGGTTGAAACTCTCTGCTCATATTTGAAGTATTTGTATGATGCAGCCAAAATTCTGACACAGCAACCATACCcaacttcaaatttatttttttctgaagtGTCAAAAATTCAGGTGGAGCTGACACAAGCAGTCTTCATCCAGGATCCTTTCATAAGAAGTTTGATTTTTCCTTTGCACAAGAACTTTGACCAATATTGGAGAGAAAGCTGCATCATCTTAGCAATTGCTGTAGCTATGGACCCAAGGCATAAAATGAAACTTGTGGAATTTACCTTTGCTAAGACATTCGGTGAGAATGCTGAGACCTGGATAAAGACTGTTGAGGATGGTCTTCGTGATCTATTCATTGAATATAGCACCCAGATGTTTCTTACAGCAACAAATGATGATGATGGGGATGAcattatgataaaagaaatatgtCAAGAAGATTCTATTGACTGCTCACTTCTTGTTGATGGTGATGGTCTTTCtgattatgaattttatatatctGATTTTACTGGTAACCCTCAATTTAAATCAGAATTGGAAGAGTATCTGGAAGAGCCTCTGCTAACCATAGTAGAGGATTTTGATATTCTGAGCTGGTGGAGAGTAAATGGATTGAAATATCCGACATTGTCTAGAATCGCATCTGATATTTTGTCTTTACCAGTTTCCACTCTGTCTGCAGATTCTGTTTTTGACACCCAGATTAGAAAAATGGATAGCTACCGTAGTTCTTTAAGCTCCCTCACTCTTGAGGCCCTTATTTGTgccaaggattggatccagtCAGAATGA